Part of the Candidozyma auris chromosome 4, complete sequence genome, CTCTGTCCTTTGTATTCGATTCATTAAAGAATCTATATGTATAAGAGATAACGAACTCAGAGAAATGTACAATTATACAATCGGATTTCGTTGAAACGACCTACGGTTCCGTCCAACGCGTATATGAGGacccttctttttctgcACTATCGAAAACAAATCGCACCGTTTGGGAAGCAATAGGCAGACTGCGAACACAAGCCATAAGCTGATGAGACGCCACGTATCAGTCACCCACCTCGTGTCTACAATGTTAAAATCTCTCAATTAGGGAACAAACAACATACGTTAAAACactcttttcttgatacCTTTCTTCGAGAGTGGTCTAGTACCATGAACGATACTGATTGCTGTCCTGATAATTTCCGTACTGATGGTACTGTTGATAATTCGCGAATTGTGGCATTTGCTGGGGGTAGCCAGGAACAACGTTAGGCACAGGTCCTGTTTGTGAGTTGGAAATCTGCGGTCTCTGCTGACcctgctgttgttgattttgttgttgctggtgttgttgctgaccttgctgattttgttgttgttgacctGCTTGTTCCTGTTTGTCATTCAGGCCACCAAATTGTACAGAGCTCAGTGGAAATGGCTGAGTTGCTGGATACCCCGTGAATGGGTATCCGCCACGGGCATTAAATTGATTTGGAGCTGCATAATACTGTCCATAGTACTGATTGACTGACTGTGCATTTTGCGAATCTTGTGAAGGCGCTTCGCCGTCGCCAGCACTTGTGTTATTACCGCCACTGTTATCACTCATATGAGGCTGCATTCCATATCCACCACCTGTAGCTCCAATATTGGCGCCATTTCCATAGAACGGGGTATTGTAATAGTAATTGTAATAGTTTGGGAAGCCAAAGGGCGCTGATCCGGGGATTTGTTGTGCTTGTTGAGATAAATTTTGTTGTGCAATGGTAGATCCTTGAATTAGAGGAGACAGCCCAAAATCAGCATTGCTACCTCCATGTGACCCACTCTTGCCGTGAACTGAAGCATTCATAGTGTTATGATAGTAAGCCGGAGAAATTGATCCAACACCTGCCTGTGCAAATGCAGCGGAGTAATCGTAGCCAGGATATGCAAACTGACCGGGAATATTACCCGCAGCAGCCTGTTGAGGATACTGCTGTTGCATTTGCTGATACTGCGATTGAAATTCCTGGCCCTGCGGAGCATTCTTctgttgctggtggtgttgctgctgcGGGTAATTTTGCTGACCTTGCCCAGAATGATGTTGCTCATGTTGTCCTTGCAGTTGTTGAGCTTGCGATATTTGGTCTACCAGCTGCGTCGGCTTTGACTGCTGCACCTGTTGGGCgtgttgattttggatttgTGTATACTGATTGATCGTTTCGGAACCTCTAACAGAGTCTTGAGGATCATGGTACATTTGCTCATCGACCGCCTGTTGTGGTTTGATTGATTCAGATGCCAAACTGTTCAGGGCCGTGTTCTCTTCACGCTCCACGTTCGCATCCTTTGATCCTAAAGTCAAGgagccaaaagaaacaccaATGTTACTAACCTCTTGGGGCAAGATCACTTCTGACTCTTTTACAGTGGTGGTGCTATCCTTGGTATGATAATCGCTCACATTAGGCTTTGTTATTGGCTCCAAAGTTGTTTCGTCGGATTTTGATGAGTCTGGTGCCTGCGCTTTTATCGGAAGAACATTACTCTTTTGATCCAGAACACTCTTAGGAGCAGAGGTCTCATACGAAACGTCTTTTCTTGGCTGTGGTTTTGACTTGGGTTTGATAGCAGAAGCCCATGATGTCAGTGAGGTTGGTGTTTGTTCTTTTGTGTGCTCCTCGTTACTACCGGAGTCCGTATGCCTTTTTGAGTCAGCCTGGAAATCAGATTCGCGCTTCAGTGTATATTTTCTCTCCTGCGACTCTGTTTCACCAATCGCCTCGGTAACAGATGAAGGGGTTGTCCCTGACTTCGCTTTTGATTCCTTGCCAAGAGTTGCGGCCCAAGAATTCAGCTGGATCTTTTGAGCTCCCTCTGTATTATTGGATCTACTAGTAGACAATTTCCCACTTTCGATACTCAAAGACTTGCTGGCGGAAGAGGATGACGCAGAGTCTTTCCTTGGAGTGTGCGCCGCTTTCTTATCTCTCCTCTTATCAACCTTTactttgtcttttttttgcagcttGAAGCCTTGGTCGTGATTTTGTGAACTTGTCGTTGGAGTTACAGAATCGTGTGATTCCTCCCTTTTCTTGGGTTTCGTATCCTTTTTGATAGGTTCCCATTTCGCAACTTTATTGTTCACAATTGAGTCGATTACGAACTCCACGTCGTTGTTGTGCTCGATTAATAGAGTAGCCAAGTCGTCAGTCTCCCAATCAGGGAACATTTCATTCAAGGTCTGTAAATCAGTTGATTTAGAAGCCACATTTGTGTGACCGCTGGCCCTCTTGGGGTGGTTCTTGTTTGCTTTTCGTTGTGACATATTTATCTTGAAATCTCGCACCTAACTCtaaatcaaaatcaaggaagTATGTTGTGCTGACACTATTATGCAATCTTGGAGTTGATCAAATgacagaaagagaagcttgtggaTTCGCTTTCGAAGACAAGACAAAAACTTTCGCTTTATCGATCGATACGTGAAACAGTTATGAGGTCGCAATTATACCAATTTGGGGGGGTCAGATCTCAAAATGTACCCTAGGTGCTTAGAGtccctttttttttttttttttcagtGACCAGAAGACGCTGTGAGTTGTCGACTTCATGGTGAATACACGACGTCTACGCTTGAATTGTATCACGTGATTATTCTAAAGCTGTGTATGCGATTTACCGTTTGGTTTAAATTAACCGGTGTAAGGAAAAGATCTCTTTGTTATCGCAACTTAAGTTGAAAAACTTGTTGGCGATCACAGAAGCTGTCGACACAATTAAAGTGGATATAACTTCCTTTAAATCGTCCCCAGTTTGCTTGAAGTCGGGGTAAGCGTTAACTTCCAAAAGTTTGACTGACAAATCACTGAGGACCAAGAAGTCCAAACCATAGAATTCTATACCATTTGGTAATGGTTGAAAATTTATTTTGTCAACACTTATAGCAGCCGTAAATAAGTCTCGCACAATACCCTTGACTGACTCAAAAATCAGTTTCTTTTCCGCTTCTTTCAATTCTAATAAATCCCAAAATGAAAGCACAAGCGGATGTTTGCCTTCCTGTAGACATGTGTTTGTTAAATGTGCACTCAAATCATCCACCTCATTCATTTCAGAAAATCTAGCATATGATTTGGCAGCAAATAGAgccaaaaaattttcataTAGGTAGACATTGATATTGCCCAAGGCAACAACATAAACTCTGAGATGGAATTTACGCTTGTTGTATACTTGCAAGAGCAAGGGATTATCTTCATACTCCTGAACAACAAAGTGGCGAAGCTGAGAAACGATAATTCCGTCCTGCTCGTTGTCTGTATTCTCTTCGTAGGACTCGTCAAATGAGTTGAATATGCTTTGTAGATCATCCAAACTTTTAAATAGGCGAATACCTTGACCTTTGTCAGCCATGCTGGGTTTTAATATCCAGATTCTGTCTCCTCGTTCGATTTCTTGTCTTAGTTCGTAGGCTTCATCTAAAGCATCGTCTAAAAATTCAGCATAATCTACCTCTAGCAGGTATGTGGCAGGTAGTGCATGGGCGAGTGAAGAGCCTCTGTTCTTCACAATGTACTGGTGAACTGTGTTAGCGAGATAATGCTTTCTGATAAGCGCTTTCCTGTAAATATACGACGACACAAAATATTGTGTAGGATGGGTTTGTAGCAAATCAATATCAAGATCCTCATATTCACCATAATGAAATACCAACACGCTAGGGTCTGACTTTATTCCATTTAAGACTTCTTTTGTGAAACAAATCTCCAAGTTTTTCTCATGAAATGCCTTTTTCCAAATGTCGTAAAGATAATTATTTCTATCGATAGTCATTAAAAAAATATTCCTCTTAGACAACAGTGGTGGTTTTCCAACTTCGATTTCACCTGACAATGGAGACGTCACTTTAAAACATGCTTTCAAAGGCGTAACACTAACTGCGTCTTCAAGCAAGACCCTGTTGTCGCTGTAGACCTGGCTCTCTAAACCTTCTTTCCacaccttcttgaaatccGGCGACCATGAAAACTGACCATCACCCAAAGGCTCGTATATGGACTTCCAAGTGTTATTGAGAATAGGTGCGTACTTCACCTTGGTAGTCCCGCACTTGATGGAAGGAGTAAGGGGCACATTAATACTAAAGAGCTCGATCTCGTCATCTTGTTTTAATTTTTCGTAAAGGAGCTCCACTAATTTTACCGATAATTTTGCTGCTTCTCTGAGCTGCAAAAAATTTGTTTCCGCGGTTCTAAACTCATAGGATAAGGCGATGGACTTGACCCCATGTGTAACTGCTTCCATAGCAGCACCGACTGTCCCGCTTGCTAGTATGTAAAGATTACCCGCATTTTTACCAAAGTTAGGTCCGCTTATAACGATGTCGACTGGCTCATCATGGGACGACAAATGGTGTATGCCGATGTCGGCGCATGCGGCAGGGGTACTGTCAACAAGATGCCATTCTTGGTGGGTTTTGCGTAAatcatttcttctttgattAAAGGGCCCCAAAAAATTGTTCACTGCATCATTAGGCTCGTCGGTGCTTCCTTGTGTATAAATGTAAGTTGTGCTAATTATCTTTCCAGCAAAATGAGCTTTCCCTATCCAAGATCTCTGCTGATCGGGTATAACAATTGAAAGCTTCCAATCGGTGGCTCTATGAATTTCGTCAACAAAAAACTTCATATAAGGGCACGCTTGATTATCAGGCGGGCCGTCATCATTCGTTAGAAGGATGTGCATTTCTATACGTAACAGGGATGAAATGCGATATTTTCGAATTGTAAAGGTTTCCCATCAGAAATTATGCAAATATGCAGCTTGAGCATACAGTCGAATAAAACAAAGAGCTCCTAAAAATCATGGAATCAATATTTGAAGTTAACTACTGTCTGTTCGTGAAGAATTAGATCCTGTGTCACCAAGGCTTTTATTGCAATGGTGACCTTCGTTCTGTCTCCAAGTATCAATGCAAAATAGAACTGCTCCTTTgattcattttttttttccctgCGCACTTGCAACTGATCTCAACTTTTCCTCAGTTAGTGTTTTCGAAAAGAGCTACACCATTCCTATCCGACGATGTCGTTTTTTTTAGGAGATACGGCGCAATATACGCACGTTGGGGTTGAcgaagagaagatcaagcttGCAAAAATACAATTCGATGCTATAAGCACAACGTTTAACAAAGTCTTACAAGTGTGCCAAGGTAAATGCATCGCTCATGAATACGGTGAAGGGGATTTGAATACGGGCGAAGCTTCATGCATTGATCGTTGTGTGGCCAAATTTGTTAAAGCGAATGCTATGATTGGTCAAGATGTCCAATCTTCCTTGATCCCGAACAGAATGCCTGAATACGATGTGGCCTTGAAGCAACTAAATAAGAACAGTTCAAACAACTACAACGTGCAAAGATTGCGACAAATTTAGAATCCTAATTATCAGCTATGTACCAAAAAGTGGTAATTTACAATTGATTCTTTGTGTGGAAGATCTCAAGAGCCTCAGCAATTCTGGCACTCATGGATTTTTCACCCTCTCTTACCCAAACTCTAGGATCAAAATACTTCTTGTTGGGCTTGTCTTCTCCATCAGGATTACCGACTGGAGTCATCAAGTactctttcttgttcaagatgtAGTCTCTGATACCAGTAAGATAAGCATATTGACAGTCAGTGTCCAAGTTGACCTTGACAACACCACTAGCAATTGCTGTATCAAACTcctcttgagaagatccCGAACCACCATGAAACACCAAATACAATGGCTTCTTGTTGTCGGTTCCAATCTGCTCTTTGGCGTATTTCTGATGCTCACCCAAAATGGATGGCCTCAACTGAACGTTACCAGGCTTGTAAACACCATGAACATTTCCAAACGCAGCAGCAATCGAGAAGTTTGGAGAAATAGGAGCCAAAGCCTTATACACCGCAAATACAGTTTCAGGCTGGGTGTACAAAGACTCCTTCTCAACGTGCTCATTGTTTACaccgtcttcttcaccaccagTGATACCAATCTCCATTTCGAGCCATTGATTCATCTTGCTCATTCTCTCGAAATACTTCACGCATGTCGCGATGTTCTCATCGTCTGTCTCCTCAGACAAGTCCAACATATGGGATGAAAACAAGGGCTGTCCCGTTTTGGCAAAGAATTCTTCGTCAGCTTTCAACATTCCATCAAACCATGGCAACAATTTCTTTGCACAATGATCAGTATGCAAAATCACTGGGATCCCATACACTGGAGAAATCGCTCTGATATAGTGAGCTGCAGCGATGGAGCCTTGAATCGAAGCCGTCTGATCAGAATTCGAGACGCCCTTACCAGCGAAGTAGGCGGCACCACCTTGGGATGTTTGCAAGATGATTGGCGACTTATTGTCACGAGCGGACTCTAATGCAGCCACGACtgttgaggaagaagtAACATTAATGGCTGGGATAGCAAAACCTTTCTCCTGAGCATAATCAAACAATTTTCTGACATCATCACCGTAGATGACACCGGATTTCTTTAAGACTTCAGCCATTGTAAAACGAAAATTAAAGTTGATGTGGATTGAACTACCTAGTTATCTGCGAGGAATTTAGCGCATATTTATACCACACGGGGACCACAACGCTCCGGGCTCTCACCTGACCGGGCTTCGCGACATACGACATTCACATTCGAAGTCTGGTACACATTGATTACATGCAGACATACTTAGAAGCCCTTTGTATCCTCAATTCATGATAtggtttcaagaagtttcttACTTCCTCTTATTATTATCGTGTAGCCTAACATCTCCTAAGACCGAGTCTGTTCTGGTTAGAGTCGAGTCAAACTAAGCACAACTTACTGCACACCTGACGTCTCAGCACGAATATGGACCATCTGGAGAGGACTACCGCGATAATGGCCTGAGAGTTTCTGATAGATCTCCTCCTGGCGTCAGTTGTAAAATTCCAAACGAGTTGCTacctctttcttgattttgctctttttcctttgcTATAACAAGCTTTGCTATACTTGAACCTTGCTTTCTGATCATATATTGTCGTATATTGATTTACATCATGTCTATCCATTGTCAATCAACATTTTACTTTGCAACCATCTTGCTTAAGAAAAAATATATGTAGAAGCAACTAAGTACATCTCAGTTTGCTACCAcacataaaaaaaaagtatgtTCATACGACATTCATACATGTATTTTCATCCGGGATAGCACGTTTGCTATAGACAAGCTTGCCGTTCTTCGCAGTGCTGCCGGGAGGTGCTCGAGCATGAGGAGGCGGCTTCGGTGAACTGAACCACGTGACACGATCAAAACCAAGCCAGCCTTCATCCGACCTCCTCCGGGAGTTGTGGAGATAGTGCTCCCGTTGAATCTGTGTGAAAGGTGATGAAACAATGTTTGAAATGAGAtcaattctttttcgagATGGCACTTGGTGGGCGACACCTCTGTGATTATTCAAACAAGTTAAGAGTGGTTCTGTTTCACTAGCGATCCGCTCGGCCGGTAACCTATGCGCACAATGGAAGGGtggggatttttttttatggGCAAAATTTAAAAGACTTCTGCATATTTCGTAACGTGACCTCTCCGTCTATTTGCATCGATCTAGTATCTGAGTGAAACATTCATAATAGACGTTGCGTTTTCTACGAAAGAAGTTTCGCTTACATGAGCACCGCTGAGATCATGTGAAGTATTCATTTAATCCAATTTGTACCATGCAATCGAAAACTCACTTGTAGTGTCACCAGCGAACACTTCCTGGGAACTCGTGATCTGAAGAACCACGACTCAGCGTTCAAGTGGCCAAGGTTGCCAGGAAACAGCAGACATTATAAATATGCAGATTATCGTCAAACGCTCGTGAAACCAACAGCAATGAAGATTTTACTTTTAGCGGTCGTAGCTTTTCTTGTGTCGCACCTCCGTCGCGGACCCGGATTTGTATTTCCTCAAAATATCTCTTCATGCTTCTTCCTGCTTCGAGAAGTGATGAGTTCTATCGATCTAATTGAGGATGGGTTCCGTTTTCATTCCTATAATCCTGACTCTAAAGAACAGTTCGATGCAATTTCCAGAATGATTGACACACACCTTTCGGAGCCTTACTCGATTTATGTGTACTGGTATTTTTTTCATAGATGGTCAAAATATTGCTTTCTAGTGAGTGAAGCGCACAAGATGGAGATCATAGGTGTGATAATTTCTAAGGTAGAGTTGCATCGTGAGGTCCGAACACGTGGATATATTGGTATGCTTGTCATTTTGCCTGAATATCGTGGAAAGAGGATAGCCACtaagcttgttgaattgaCAATACAGAAGATGAAAGAGTGGgacaaagttgatgaagtgatGCTAGAAACAGAAGTCATCAATGAGGCAGCACTGAGGCTTTATGAGCTGTTAGGATTTTTGAGAACCAAAAGGCTATATAGGTATTATTTGAATACCCATGACGCATACAGACTCCTCCTTCCAGTACTGCAAAAGGCAGGGGTGAGGGTTGGATATCTCTCACAGGTCCCTTACACATGATTAGCTACACAAAAGGTGGGAAACAGGACCTGAATGAACGATTCCATGCGAATGAAACCATTGATTGTCTAAATGAGCTTATCTAAAAATTCAATCTGGCCTATGAATTAGCGAAGTCTACATAGTGCTCTATCTGATACTTAAGCACTGTATACAAATCTCGAGGATATCATACTTCCAATCGCATTTCCTCTGTATTAAGATCAACTTGGCTGCTTGTTCACAAATCTCAACAACACATGCTTGATAGTCGTTCTCTTGATATAATAGCTGACTTCAAAAGCGCCATTCTTTCAGAAGCAATAGATGAAAGTAATCCTCCCAATATAACCTCACTGAATAGAGGGCGAAAACTTGCTGTTCCTagtcaaaaaaatctcacACTCTCATCGAAGATTGTTGAGTATGACGGTTCCCCTCGTCTTGTTTTGACGAACGAGAACCTTGAAAGATCGAATCTTCAGAATAAGCGTCGGTGGCTGAATTTCTATGGGCAGGACCGTAGCAGCCAATCCGGTATTGTGGATTCTTACTCTGGCTCCGACGAAGATGTCACCTCACAAAGCGAGGATGACGATCTGGATAAAAATCCATTCAAACAATTAAAAATAGATGAGTCGCTCGCACCTATAAATCATCCGTCAGAATTGGCCACCCATCCAGCTGTATCCAAAACATACAAGCTGACATGTTTGCCGAGAATGGCTTCAGATCTTATACTCCTCATTGAGACAGAGCAAACCACGCTCAATCATTTGAATAAGCTTTTAAGAGTTTTGAATGGAGAAGACTGGTACTACATCCTTGAAGAGCACCTCGGTCTTCCTGATTACGATCATGGCCTCGATGACCAAAGTGCTCCACAACAACCTAAGAAAAGCGATTATTCATCATCCAATACAGATCATAAAGGTTCAGTTGAGCTTCCCGACAAGGCCAACGTATCTAGCATGATGATTGGAGACGAGAGTGAACGTCTAAACGAAGacccttttttttcactaCCTGATAGTTTGGCGAGATATGAGACGCTCCAGAAAcgtcaacttgatgaatcTACTGCTAATTCAGATGAACTTGAAACCCTTCAACAAGACCTCATAAATTACTTGCAATTGAGCATCCAGCGGCAGCAAGAATACATCAACAATTTGACCTCAATCAGAAATGGGATAGTTAAAGTCGATAGATATAGATACGATTTATATCGCTGGGGCAAAGAGATGGGAGAAAGGAAGAATTAGGAATGCACGCTTCAAATATAAGAGTCTCGTACTAGGGATGATATTGAGAGTAAGACGATGGTTTATTCACGTGACTGAAATTTATAAATGTCGCGTTTTAAATTCGGTCGTGACGCGCCCCCATCCAAAAggtttctttcttttcctaatcttgatcttttgCATCAATCAACATGCTTGAAGGAAAATTTGACGAAGCTAGCCTTCTTAAAAAGATCGTCGACTCCATTAAGGATTGTGTCAAATTGTGCAATTTTAACTGCACAGAACACGGGGTAACCGTTCAAGCGGTCGACGACTCGAGAGTGTTGTTAGTCTCCCTTTTGGTTGGTCTGTCAGCATTTTCTGAATACAGATGCGATCGTGACATCACCTTGGGCATTGACTTGGACTCGTTTTCTAAGATTATCAAGTGTGGTAACAATGAGGACTACTTGACCTTGTTGGCCGAGGATTCTCCCGACAACGTGATGacgatttttgaagacaagaagaaagaacgTGTCTCCGA contains:
- a CDS encoding DNA damage-responsive RNA polymerase-degradation factor DEF1; this encodes MSQRKANKNHPKRASGHTNVASKSTDLQTLNEMFPDWETDDLATLLIEHNNDVEFVIDSIVNNKVAKWEPIKKDTKPKKREESHDSVTPTTSSQNHDQGFKSQKKDKVKVDKRRDKKAAHTPRKDSASSSSASKSLSIESGKLSTSRSNNTEGAQKIQSNSWAATLGKESKAKSGTTPSSVTEAIGETESQERKYTSKRESDFQADSKRHTDSGSNEEHTKEQTPTSSTSWASAIKPKSKPQPRKDVSYETSAPKSVSDQKSNVLPIKAQAPDSSKSDETTLEPITKPNVSDYHTKDSTTTVKESEVILPQEVSNIGVSFGSLTLGSKDANVEREENTASNSLASESIKPQQAVDEQMYHDPQDSVRGSETINQYTQIQNQHAQQVQQSKPTQSVDQISQAQQSQGQHEQHHSGQGQQNYPQQQHHQQQKNAPQGQEFQSQYQQMQQQYPQQAAAGNIPGQFAYPGYDYSAAFAQAGVGSISPAYYHNTMNASVHGKSGSHGGSNADFGSSPLIQGSTIAQQNLSQQAQQIPGSAPFGFPNYYNYYYNTPFYGNGANIGATGGGYGMQPHMSDNSGGNNTSAGDGEAPSQDSQNAQSVNQYYGQYYAAPNQFNARGGYPFTGYPATQPFPSSSVQFGGSNDKQEQAGQQQQNQQGQQQHQQQQNQQQQGQQRPQISNSQTGPVPNVVPGYPQQMPQFANYQQYHQYGNYQDSNQYQKSPPKFLLILNTHINKCLQRRKSLLGRRRTQTLQRDHYQRTCSLPTRTETL
- a CDS encoding putative tubulin tyrosine ligase translates to MHILLTNDDGPPDNQACPYMKFFVDEIHRATDWKLSIVIPDQQRSWIGKAHFAGKIISTTYIYTQGSTDEPNDAVNNFLGPFNQRRNDLRKTHQEWHLVDSTPAACADIGIHHLSSHDEPVDIVISGPNFGKNAGNLYILASGTVGAAMEAVTHGVKSIALSYEFRTAETNFLQLREAAKLSVKLVELLYEKLKQDDEIELFSINVPLTPSIKCGTTKVKYAPILNNTWKSIYEPLGDGQFSWSPDFKKVWKEGLESQVYSDNRVLLEDAVSVTPLKACFKVTSPLSGEIEVGKPPSLSKRNIFLMTIDRNNYLYDIWKKAFHEKNLEICFTKEVLNGIKSDPSVLVFHYGEYEDLDIDLLQTHPTQYFVSSYIYRKALIRKHYLANTVHQYIVKNRGSSLAHALPATYSLEVDYAEFLDDALDEAYELRQEIERGDRIWILKPSMADKGQGIRLFKSLDDLQSIFNSFDESYEENTDNEQDGIIVSQLRHFVVQEYEDNPLLLQVYNKRKFHLRVYVVALGNINVYLYENFLALFAAKSYARFSEMNEVDDLSAHLTNTCLQEGKHPLVLSFWDLLELKEAEKKSIFESVKGIVRDLFTAAISVDKINFQPLPNGIEFYGLDFLVLSDLSVKLLEVNAYPDFKQTGDDLKEVISTLIVSTASVIANKFFNLSCDNKEIFSLHRLI
- the FBA1 gene encoding fructose-bisphosphate aldolase FBA1; this encodes MAEVLKKSGVIYGDDVRKLFDYAQEKGFAIPAINVTSSSTVVAALESARDNKSPIILQTSQGGAAYFAGKGVSNSDQTASIQGSIAAAHYIRAISPVYGIPVILHTDHCAKKLLPWFDGMLKADEEFFAKTGQPLFSSHMLDLSEETDDENIATCVKYFERMSKMNQWLEMEIGITGGEEDGVNNEHVEKESLYTQPETVFAVYKALAPISPNFSIAAAFGNVHGVYKPGNVQLRPSILGEHQKYAKEQIGTDNKKPLYLVFHGGSGSSQEEFDTAIASGVVKVNLDTDCQYAYLTGIRDYILNKKEYLMTPVGNPDGEDKPNKKYFDPRVWVREGEKSMSARIAEALEIFHTKNQL